The following coding sequences lie in one Eschrichtius robustus isolate mEscRob2 chromosome 10, mEscRob2.pri, whole genome shotgun sequence genomic window:
- the CLU gene encoding clusterin, whose translation MKTLLLLVGLLLSWENGRAVSDKELQEMSTEGSKYINKEIKNALKEVKQIKTLIEQTNEERKSLLGSLEEAKKKKEDALNDTKDSETKLKASQGVCNETMTALWEECKPCLKQTCMKFYARVCRSGSGLVGQQLEEFLNQSSPFYLWINGDRIDSLLENDRQQGHVMDVMEDSFNRASNIMDELFQDRFFPRKFQDTQYYSPFSSFPRGSLFFNPKSRFTRNVMPFPMLEPLNFHDMFQPFFDMIHQAQQAMDAHMHRIPYHFPMAEFPGENSSDRTVCKEIRHNSTGCLKMKDQCEKCQEILSMDCSANDSSQMQLRQQLNMSLQLAEKFSKLYDQLLQSYQQKMLNTSSLLKQLNEQFTWVSQLANLTHSDSQHYLHVSTVNSHSSDPSVPSGLTKVVVKLFDSYPFTVTVPQEVSSPKFMETVAEKALQQYRQKSREE comes from the exons ATGAAGACTCTACTGCTGCTGGTGGGCCTGCTGCTGAGCTGGGAGAACGGCAGGGCAGTCTCGGACAAAGAGCTCCAGG AAATGTCCACCGAGGGGAGTAAGTAcattaataaagaaattaaaaatgctctcAAGGAGGTGAAACAGATAAAGACCCTAATAGAACAAACCAACGAAGAGCGCAAATCATTGCTTGGCTCCTTAGAGGAGgccaagaagaagaaagag GATGCCCTGAACGACACCAAGGATTCTGAAACAAAGCTGAAGGCGTCCCAGGGGGTGTGCAATGAGACCATGACGGCCCTCTGGGAGGAGTGTAAGCCTTGCCTGAAACAGACCTGCATGAAGTTCTACGCGCGCGTCTGCAGAAGCGGCTCCGGACTGGTTGGCCAACAG CTCGAGGAGTTCCTGAACCAGAGCTCCCCCTTCTACTTGTGGATCAACGGTGACCGCATTGACTCCCTACTGGAGAACGACCGACAGCAGGGCCACGTGATGGACGTCATGGAGGACAGCTTCAACCGTGCATCCAACATCATGGACGAGCTCTTCCAGGACCGGTTCTTTCCCCGGAAGTTCCAGGACACTCAGTACTACTCGCCCTTCAGCTCGTTCCCAAGGGGATCGCTCTTCTTCAATCCCAAGTCCCGCTTCACCCGGAATGTCATGCCTTTCCCCATGTTGGAACCCCTGAACTTCCATGACATGTTTCAGCCCTTCTTTGACATGATCCACCAGGCCCAGCAGGCCATGGATGCCCACATGCATAGAATTCCCTACCACTTCCCGATGGCGGAATTCCCAGGAG AAAACAGCAGTGACCGCACCGTGTGCAAGGAAATCCGCCACAACTCCACGGGATGCCTGAAGATGAAGGACCAGTGTGAAAAGTGCCAGGAGATCTTGTCCATGG ACTGTTCAGCCAACGACTCCTCTCAGATGCAGCTGCGCCAGCAGCTGAACATGTCCCTGCAGCTGGCGGAGAAGTTTAGCAAACTGTACGACCAGCTGCTCCAGTCCTACCAGCAGAAGATGCTGAACACGTCCTCCCTGCTGAAGCAGCTGAACGAGCAGTTCACCTGGGTGTCCCAGCTGGCCAACCTCACGCACAGCGACAGCCAGCACTATCTCCACGTCTCCACG GTGAATTCCCACAGTTCCGACCCCAGCGTTCCCTCTGGCCTCACTAAGGTGGTTGTGAAGCTCTTTGATTCCTACCCCTTCACTGTGACGGTCCCACAAGAAGTCTCCAGTCCTAAGTTTATGGAGACTGTGGCAGAGAAAGCGCTGCAACAATACCGCCAGAAGAGCCG GGAGGAGTGA